The DNA sequence CCCAGACCCGGCATGCCGGCCGGCAGCAGCGGGCGGGCGTCCACGAAGTCGACCGGGAAACCGCACCGCCGGGACGCCTCGGTCACCGTCACGTGCGTCTCCACCACGTGCGGCGAACAGGTAACGTACGCCACCACGCCGCCCGGACGGACCGCGCGCAGCGCGGCGGTGAGCAGCTCGCGCTGCAACCGGGTCAACGGCGGCAGGTCCGCCGGCTGCCGGCGCCAGCGGGACTCCGGCCGGCGACGCAACGCGCCCAGGCCGGTGCACGGCGCGTCCACCAGCACCCGGTCGAAGTGCCCCTCCGGCAGCTTCGGGTCACCGCCGACGTCACGCCCGTCGAGGTGCAGCACCGTGACCGGCAGGCCACGGGTCGCCTGCTCGACGAGCCGGGCCCGGTGCTCCGCCACCTCGACCGCGGTCAGCCGCGCCCCGCGCTGCGCGGCCAGCGCGCCGAGCAGGCCGGACTTGCCGCCCGGACCGGCGCACAGGTCCAGCCAGCGGCCGTCCGGGCCGTCCACCGGCGCGTTCGCCAGCGCGTCCGCCACCAGTTGGGAGCCCTCGTCCTGCACGTGGGCCCGCCCGTCGGCGACCGCCGCCAGGTCACCCGGCGCGCCGCCGGACAGATAGACCGCGTACGGCGAGAACGCGCCGGGCGCGCCGCCGACCTCGTCGGCCAGCGCCACCGCGTCGGCCCGCCCCGGCCGGGCGCACAGGTGCACCGGCGGGCGCTCGTTGTCCTCGATGAGCAGGCGGGTCGTCTCCCCCAGGTCACCGCCGAGCGCCTCGGCGAACGACCGGACGATCCACTGCGGATGGCTGTACGCCAGCGCCAGGTGACCGACCGGATCGACCCCCTCGGCCGGGGCGAGCTTCGCCACCCAGGCGTCCGCGTCCCGGCCGGCGATCTCCCGCAGCACCGCGTTGGCGAACCCGGTCGCGCCCGGCCCCACCATGCGGACCAGGTCCACGGTGGACGACACCGCTGCGTGCGCCGGCACCCGCGTGTGCAGCAACTGGTACGCCCCCAGCCGCAGCGCGTCCCGCACCGGCGGGTCGATCCGCTGCACGTCCCGGCCGGCCGCGTCGGTGACGATCGCGTCCAGCGTGCCGGTGTGCCGCAGCGTGCCGTAGGTCAGCTCGGTGGCGAACGCGGCGTCCCGCCCGCTCAGCCCCGCCTCGCGCAGCATCGCCGGGAGCACCAGGTTGGCGTACGCGTCGTCGCGGTGCACCGCCGCGAGCGCCTCGTACGCGACGTGCCGGGGCAGGTCCACCGTCGGCCGGACCGGACGCTGCCCGCCCCGCCGCTCGCCACCGCCCCGGTACGGCCGGTCACCGGCGCGACCCGGACCACGCGGCCGGTCGCCGGCGCCACGGTCGTACCCCCGCGGGCGCTCACCCTCGACGGGCCGCTCCGGCCCGCTCACGCGGAGTCGCCCTTCGCTCGCGACTGCGGGGCTCGCAACACCGGCTCACTCCTCGCGCTCACGCGAACACCTCGCCCGCGGCGACCCGGGCGCCGCGCGCCCAGTCGCCGGCCGACATGGCCTTCTTGCCGGCGGCCCGCACCTCGCCGAGCCGCACCGGCCCGGTCGCGGTGCCCACCAGCACCTGGGACTTCTCCACCAGCAGCTCCCCCGGCTTCAGCTCGGGGCCGTTCGCCAGCGGCGTGACCGGGCCGAGCTTCACCCGGTCGTCACGGAACGTGGTCCACGGGCCGGGCGCCGGCGTGCAGGCCCGCACCCGCCGGTCCACCGCGAACGCCGGATCGGTCCAGCGGACCCGGGCGTCGTCCACGGTCAGCTTCGGCGCCAGCGAGACCCCGTCGGCCGGCTGCGGCTCGGCCCGCGCGGTGCCGGCGCCGATCGCGTCGAGCACCGCGACCAGCAGCCCCGCGCCGGAGTGGGCGAGCCGGTCCAGCAGGTCGCCGGACGTGTCGGCGGGCCGGACCTCGTCGGTGACCGTGCCGAAGACCGGCCCGGTGTCGAGTCCCGCCTCCAGTTGGAACACGCTGGCCCCGGTCAGCTCGTCGCCGTGCAGCACGGCGTGCTGCACCGGCGCCGCGCCCCGCCACGCGGGCAGCAGCGAGAAGTGCAGGTTGATCCAGCCGTGCCGGGGGATCTCCAGCGCCACCGGCGGCACCAGCGCGCCGTAGGCGACCACGGGTACGCAGTCCGGCGCGAGCGCGCGCAACCGGTCGAGGAACTCCGGCTCGCGCGGCCGGGCCGGGGTGAGCACCTCGACGCCGTGCGCGTCGGCCCACGCGCCGACCGGCGAGCGGACCAGCCCCCGGCCCCGGCCGGCCGGGGCGTCCGGGCGGGTCACCACGGCGAGCAGCTCGTGGCCGGAGGCGGCGATCGCATCCAGGGCCGGTACGGCGACCGCCGGCGTGCCGGCGAAGACCAGGCGCATCCCGGTCACCGTCCCAGGCCGAACGGATTGTTGAGGCTGTGCGGGCTCAGCTTGACCGTGGGCGGGGCGCCCTGGTCGTACCACTCGGCCTCGCGGATCGCCTTCATGGCCTCCTTGCGGCCGGCCGGGTCGAGCCGGTCGACGAAGAGCACCCCGTCGAGGTGGTCGGTCTCGTGCTGCACGCAGCGGGCCATCAGGCCGGTGCCGACGATCTGCACCGGGTCGCCGTGGGCGCTGAAGCCCTTGGCGATCACGTTCTGCCGGCGCTTGGTGTCGAAGTAGAGCCCGGGGATGGAGAGGCAACCCTCCGGGCCGTCCTGTTCCTCGGCGTCGGGGAACTCCAGCACCGGGTTGACCAGGTGGCCGAGCATGTCGTCGACGTCGAAGGTGAACACCCGAAGGCTCACTCCGAGCTGCGGCGCGGCCAGGCCGGCGCCGTTCTGCTCACGCATCGTGTCGGTCAGGTCGGCGACCAGCTTGCGCAGCTCGGCGTCGAAGTCGACCACCGGGTCGGCCGGCGTGCGCAGCACCGGATCGCCGAACAGACGGATGGGCTGAACGGTCACGCGGCGGGGCTCCTTGTCTGGGACGGGTGGTGCGCCCCCCAGTCTACGGAGTCGGCCCGGCCGCCCCCGGCGGCGTACCGGCAACGGTGATCGGCGCCGCCTCCGGCCCCGGCGTGACCGGCAACGTGGCGTAGCCACGCAGGGTGAGCCGGACCCGCCGCTCGGGCCGGCCGGCCAGCGCCAGCTCGGGCAGCCGGCGCAGCAGCAACGGGAACGCCACCTGCGCCTCCAGCCGGGCCAGCGCCGCGCCGAGGCAGTAGTGCGGCCCGGCGCCGAAGGACAGCGGGTGGACCTGCGGACGCCACGGGTCGAAACGCGCCGGCTCCGGGAACCGGCGGGGATCCCGGTTCGCCGCGCCGAGCATCACGATGACCCAGCTCTCCGACGGCAGGTCGACGCCGCCGTGCCGGGACGGCGCTGTGCTCATCCGGGAGGTGAGCTGCACCGGCGAGTCGTAGCGCAGCAGCTCGTCGACGTACCCGGGGGCGAACTCCGGGTGCGCGCGCAGCGCCGCCGCCGCGTCGGGGTGGCCCAGCAGCGCCACCAGGCCGTTGCCGAGCAGGTTGGTGGTGGTCTCGAAGCCGGCCACCAGCAGCACGATCAGGTTGGCCAGCAGCTCGTCACCCGACAGCCGCTCGCCGCCGGCGTCGTGCGCCTGGACCAGCGCGGTGGTCAGGTCGTCGGCGGGGACCCGGCGCCGGGCCTCGACCAGGTCGGTGAAGTAGGCGCGCAGCTCCGCCGCGCCCCGGTCGGCCACGGCCAGCTCGTCCGGTGTGATCTCCGGCTCCAGCACGCCGGTCAGGTCGGTGGCCCACCGCCGGAACAGCGGCCGGTCCGCCGCCGGCACGCCGAGCAGCGCGCAGATCACCCCCACCGGCAACGGGTACGCGAACGCGGCCATGAAGTCGACCGGCGCCCCGCCCCGACCGGCGGCCAGCATGGCGTCGACGAGCGCGTCGGCCTGCGTCTCGACCACGCCGCGCATGGCGGCGATCCGGCGCGGGGTGAACGCGCCGGCGGCCAGCCGCCGCATCCGGCTGTGGTCGGGCGGGTTGGTGCGCAGCATCGACCGGGAGATCGACAGCGCCGCCGGGCTCTCCCGCCAGCCGGGCATGAACTGGTCCCGCAGGCCGTCGTCCATCACCCCGAACCGGGCGTCGCGCAGGATCTCGTCGGCCTCCGCGTAACCGGTCACCACGAAGAAGACCGGGCCGGCCCGGACCACCGGCCCGTGCGCCCGCAACCGTTCGTACGTCGGGTAGGGATCGACCCGACCCGCGGGGGACATCAGCAGCGCGAGGGCGTCGGCAGGATCCACGGGCGGCCTCCCAGGCATCGGAGGACCCCATCATCCTCCGGCCCAGCGGATCGGGCGACCCCGTCGGTCAGGCCCCGGCGCCCGGTTCCCCGGCCAGCACCGCGCCGCCGCCCAGCAGCGCGTGCTCGGGCAGCGGCAGCGCGATGCCGTGCGCGTCCTCCCAGTCGTGGATCAGGGCCGGCCGGGCCTGGGCGGCGAAGAAGTCGACAGCGCTCAGC is a window from the Micromonospora sp. DSM 45708 genome containing:
- a CDS encoding RsmB/NOP family class I SAM-dependent RNA methyltransferase — encoded protein: MSGPERPVEGERPRGYDRGAGDRPRGPGRAGDRPYRGGGERRGGQRPVRPTVDLPRHVAYEALAAVHRDDAYANLVLPAMLREAGLSGRDAAFATELTYGTLRHTGTLDAIVTDAAGRDVQRIDPPVRDALRLGAYQLLHTRVPAHAAVSSTVDLVRMVGPGATGFANAVLREIAGRDADAWVAKLAPAEGVDPVGHLALAYSHPQWIVRSFAEALGGDLGETTRLLIEDNERPPVHLCARPGRADAVALADEVGGAPGAFSPYAVYLSGGAPGDLAAVADGRAHVQDEGSQLVADALANAPVDGPDGRWLDLCAGPGGKSGLLGALAAQRGARLTAVEVAEHRARLVEQATRGLPVTVLHLDGRDVGGDPKLPEGHFDRVLVDAPCTGLGALRRRPESRWRRQPADLPPLTRLQRELLTAALRAVRPGGVVAYVTCSPHVVETHVTVTEASRRCGFPVDFVDARPLLPAGMPGLGDGPTVQLWPHRHGTDAMFLAVLRRG
- the fmt gene encoding methionyl-tRNA formyltransferase, giving the protein MRLVFAGTPAVAVPALDAIAASGHELLAVVTRPDAPAGRGRGLVRSPVGAWADAHGVEVLTPARPREPEFLDRLRALAPDCVPVVAYGALVPPVALEIPRHGWINLHFSLLPAWRGAAPVQHAVLHGDELTGASVFQLEAGLDTGPVFGTVTDEVRPADTSGDLLDRLAHSGAGLLVAVLDAIGAGTARAEPQPADGVSLAPKLTVDDARVRWTDPAFAVDRRVRACTPAPGPWTTFRDDRVKLGPVTPLANGPELKPGELLVEKSQVLVGTATGPVRLGEVRAAGKKAMSAGDWARGARVAAGEVFA
- the def gene encoding peptide deformylase, translated to MTVQPIRLFGDPVLRTPADPVVDFDAELRKLVADLTDTMREQNGAGLAAPQLGVSLRVFTFDVDDMLGHLVNPVLEFPDAEEQDGPEGCLSIPGLYFDTKRRQNVIAKGFSAHGDPVQIVGTGLMARCVQHETDHLDGVLFVDRLDPAGRKEAMKAIREAEWYDQGAPPTVKLSPHSLNNPFGLGR
- a CDS encoding cytochrome P450 — its product is MSPAGRVDPYPTYERLRAHGPVVRAGPVFFVVTGYAEADEILRDARFGVMDDGLRDQFMPGWRESPAALSISRSMLRTNPPDHSRMRRLAAGAFTPRRIAAMRGVVETQADALVDAMLAAGRGGAPVDFMAAFAYPLPVGVICALLGVPAADRPLFRRWATDLTGVLEPEITPDELAVADRGAAELRAYFTDLVEARRRVPADDLTTALVQAHDAGGERLSGDELLANLIVLLVAGFETTTNLLGNGLVALLGHPDAAAALRAHPEFAPGYVDELLRYDSPVQLTSRMSTAPSRHGGVDLPSESWVIVMLGAANRDPRRFPEPARFDPWRPQVHPLSFGAGPHYCLGAALARLEAQVAFPLLLRRLPELALAGRPERRVRLTLRGYATLPVTPGPEAAPITVAGTPPGAAGPTP